In Topomyia yanbarensis strain Yona2022 chromosome 2, ASM3024719v1, whole genome shotgun sequence, one DNA window encodes the following:
- the LOC131686180 gene encoding uncharacterized protein LOC131686180: MSICQRRELVSQKRLCWNCFRTGHQARNCTSVFSCRNCYEKHQSLLHDPIPSNMQYTPVVAASQPLPWTSAIADAFSSVNSNSQVSLSVQAEHSTVLLETVCLLVVDRNGKEIPVRALLDSGSMCNLITNKLANSLDLRRTKVDIAVAGIGESTKHIKCQLTARIKSKSTPYSTKLKFLILKRSTVNLPTAPIDISAWNIPKLSLALDWHPRFHISSDIDMVVGGEAYHELHPGSNRSLGEGLPLLIETVFGWTVSGKISIDHPTVHRVCHLTTVDQSSEQEVQKFWDLEAVESFSAYSVEEIQCEETYATTTTRDSSGRYLVRLPLTHDPLINLGESRAIAERRFLSPEKRLERDIPTKDAYCKFMDEYARMAHMKKLADPVDDVNPHCYLPHHPVFKESSTTTKVRAVFDASCKTSSGFSVNNKQLIGPVVQEDLLSIVMRFRTHPIAIVADIEKMYRQIQLHPEDRPLQRILWRSNRDDPLIAYELQTVTYGFASAPFLATRTLLQVAQDEGDKYPASADAVKQDFYVDDFLSGADDVQSAIRLRQEVSAMLTSAGLPLKKWASNSSEVLAQVPQEDLALLPLHDLQDEQSVSTLGLVWEPKSDTMRFKVQLSLPAPVLTKRKVMSYIAQIFDPLGLVGPTITVAKLFMQRLCEWKEFHGTLDAISTIRIPRFVSQVKTETIQLHFFYDASEKAYGACCYVRSESAAGIRVQLLTSKSKVAPLATYQSIARLELCAAVLSASLYEKVMKSLKTACEVFFWVDSTIVPIALENVRGKPSVHNSIHYWILLLAARSRRIQPCRPYIPRCQSGRYREPRVLVDRTAMAIGFITPLATHCAASVRFVHNAGEQRQRRHDVGSSCQPSFSARLFSRYSSFTKLRRSIAYWMRYFRSLRAAVQKTKPEPFESLSTPDLRDADLALCRIAQREMFSKELSKISQRNLLPASLKWLKPVMYKDGVIRVGGRLKHAAVSEEVKHPIMLLAKHPLSMLLSEHYHYNLLHVGPQLTLTTMRQKFWVIGGRDLVRRAYHQCHTCFRSKPRLIQQTVADLPSSRVSPTRPFSVCGVDYLSDLSTPAFLAALRRFVARRGRMREIHSDNGTAFKGASNELNRIHQMLKSDQGGRKQILDWYSENEITWRFIPPRAPHFGGLWEAAVKSAKHHLLREIGCVNVGHDNHTHPDRDVSKLQTAIPSDPSDLEALTPGHFLVGASLQAVPEPSLCGVPDNRLSHWQLTQKRQLQSRATKQYPKVTIEPGRVVVIKDECLPPTQWPLGKIIQVHPNKDGIVRVVTLKTATSDSVVRPVVKLALLPTPETQSTPSDPSSDEE; the protein is encoded by the exons ATGTCCATCTGCCAGCGTCGTGAGCTGGTTTCCCAGAAACGCTTATGCTGGAATTGCTTCCGTACTGGACACCAAGCCAGGAACTGTACCTCCGTGTTCTCCTGCCGTAACTGCTATGAAAAACACCAGTCCCTGTTGCACGATCCAATACCGTCGAACATGCAATATACTCCTGTCGTGGCAGCAAGCCAGCCTCTTCCCTGGACGTCCGCCATCGCTGACGCTTTCAGCTCGGTGAATTCGAACAGCCAAGTGAGCCTGTCGGTCCAGGCTGAACACAGCACAGTTTTGCTGGAAACGGTTTGCCTCCTCGTCGTAGATCGGAACGGCAAGGAAATACCCGTACGCGCACTTCTAGATTCCGGATCCATGTGCAACTTAATCACCAATAAGCTTGCAAATTCCTTGGATCTTCGACGCACCAAGGTGGATATCGCAGTAGCTGGTATAGGTGAATCCACCAAACATATCAAGTGCCAATTGACTGCTAGGATCAAGTCGAAGTCGACACCGTACTCCACCAAGCTTAAGTTCCTGATCCTCAAGAGATCGACGGTCAACCTTCCAACCGCTCCAATCGACATTTCTGCGTGGAATATTCCCAAGTTGTCGTTGGCACTTGATTGGCACCCCAGATTCCATATTTCATCCGACATTGACATGGTTGTCGGTGGTGAAGCGTACCACGAGCTGCATCCTGGCAGCAATCGTTCCCTGGGAGAGGGATTACCGTTGCTAATAGAAACAGTGTTTGGATGGACTGTTTCCGGGAAGATATCCATCGATCATCCCACCGTTCACCGCGTCTGCCATCTGACCACTGTCGATCAAAGCTCAGAACAAGAGGTGCAGAAATTCTGGGATCTAGAAGCTGTTGAGTCGTTTTCTGCGTATTCCGTAGAAGAAATACAGTGTGAAGAAACTTACGCTACTACCACCACTCGCGATTCGTCCGGTCGTTATCTCGTTCGTTTGCCACTCACCCATGATCCGCTAATCAATCTCGGCGAATCCCGAGCCATCGCCGAACGTCGTTTCCTGAGCCCTGAGAAGCGACTAGAGCGTGACATACCCACCAAGGACGCATACTGCAAGTTTATGGACGAATATGCACGAATGGCGCACATGAAGAAGCTCGCCGATCCAGTAGACGATGTGAACCCGCACTGCTACCTCCCGCACCATCCTGTGTTCAAAGAATCCAGCACAACCACGAAGGTCCGAGCTGTTTTCGACGCATCGTGCAAAACATCGTCAGGATTTTCCGTCAACAATAAGCAGCTCATTGGACCTGTCGTCCAAGAAGACCTGTTGTCTATCGTCATGAGGTTCCGCACACACCCGATTGCCATTGTAGCCGACATCGAGAAGATGTACCGACAGATTCAGCTGCATCCCGAAGACCGACCGCTTCAACGCATTCTCTGGCGTTCCAACCGCGACGATCCGCTCATAGCGTACGAGCTCCAAACCGTTACGTACGGTTTTGCATCCGCGCCATTCCTAGCAACTCGCACCCTCCTACAAGTTGCACAGGACGAAGGCGACAAGTACCCCGCCTCCGCTGATGCTGTGAAACAGGATTTTTACGTCGATGACTTTTTATCGGGAGCTGACGATGTCCAATCCGCAATCCGCCTTCGCCAAGAAGTTTCCGCCATGCTTACGTCAGCTGGCCTTCCGTTAAAGAAGTGGGCATCCAATTCCTCCGAAGTCCTTGCGCAAGTCCCGCAAGAAGATCTCGCTCTACTGCCACTGCATGATCTTCAGGACGAACAATCTGTATCCACCCTAGGACTCGTGTGGGAGCCTAAGTCTGATACGATGCGCTTCAAGGTCCAGTTGTCTCTACCAGCACCCGTTCTGACCAAAAGGAAGGTCATGTCCTACATTGCGCAGATCTTCGACCCACTAGGACTAGTTGGCCCGACAATCACCGTAGCGAAACTGTTCATGCAGCGTCTGT GCGAATGGAAGGAGTTCCATGGTACGCTAGACGCAATCTCCACAATCCGCATTCCCAGATTCGTGTCGCAGGTCAAGACCGAAACCATCCAGCTCCACTTTTTCTACGATGCTTCAGAGAAGGCATATGGCGCATGCTGCTACGTTCGGTCTGAATCCGCTGCAGGAATTCGGGTTCAGCTGCTAACGTCAAAATCCAAGGTCGCACCGTTAGCCACCTACCAATCGATTGCGCGCCTAGAGTTATGTGCCGCCGTGTTGTCGGCTAGTCTATATGAGAAGGTGATGAAGTCCCTTAAGACAGCGTGCGAAGTGTTCTTCTGGGTTGATTCGACGATCGTGCCCATCGCGCTGGAAAACGTTCGTGGCAAACCGAGTGTCCACAATTCAATCCACTACTGGATCTTGCTCCTGGCAGCACGTTCCCGGAGAATCCAACCCTGCAGACCTTATATCCCGAGGTGTCAATCCGGCCGATATCGTGAACCTCGAGTTTTGGTGGATAGGACCGCAATGGCTATCGGTTTCATCACACCACTGGCCACGCACTGTGCTGCCAGCGTGCGATTTGTCCACAATGCCGGAGAGCAAAGGCAACGTCGCCATGATGTCGGTAGCAGTTGCCAACCATCTTTCTCCGCTCGACTTTTCAGTCGCTACTCCAGCTTTACGAAGCTACGACGATCCATCGCGTATTGGATGCGATATTTCCGCTCTCTACGAGCTGCCGTCCAGAAGACGAAACCAGAGCCGTTTGAGTCTCTTTCCACACCTGATCTACGCGATGCTGATCTAGCATTGTGTCGAATTGCCCAACGTGAGATGTTCTCCAAGGAGCTATCCAAGATATCCCAACGTAATCTCCTTCCAGCATCGTTGAAGTGGCTGAAACCGGTGATGTATAAAGACGGTGTGATTCGAGTCGGTGGAAGACTCAAGCACGCCGCAGTTTCGGAAGAAGTGAAGCACCCGATAATGCTGCTTGCGAAGCACCCGCTATCCATGTTGTTGTCAGAGCACTACCACTACAATCTGCTGCACGTAGGACCACAGCTGACGTTAACCACGATGCGCCAGAAATTCTGGGTGATTGGAGGACGCGATCTCGTTCGCCGCGCATACCATCAGTGCCACACGTGTTTTCGTAGCAAGCCCCGTTTGATCCAGCAAACCGTAGCAGACTTGCCGTCCTCGCGAGTTTCGCCAACCAGACCGTTTTCCGTATGCGGTGTAGACTATT TATCGGACCTATCTACGCCAGCCTTTCTGGCTGCCCTTCGCCGTTTCGTCGCCCGCAGAGGACGAATGAGGGAGATCCATAGCGACAACGGCACCGCATTCAAGGGAGCGTCCAACGAGCTCAACCGAATCCACCAGATGCTAAAGTCCGATCAAGGTGGACGAAAGCAGATCCTCGATTGGTATTCCGAGAATGAGATCACGTGGCGATTCATTCCACCTCGCGCTCCGCACTTCGGCGGTCTGTGGGAGGCAGCCGTCAAGTCAGCTAAGCACCATCTGCTGCGTGAGATCGGCTGTGTGAACGTCGGACATGATAACCATACTCACCCAGATCGAGATGTGTCTAAACTCCAGACCGCGATACCGTCCGATCCGTCAGACCTGGAAGCTCTGACCCCAGGCCATTTCCTGGTGGGAGCCAGCCTACAAGCCGTTCCAGAACCGTCACTTTGCGGTGTACCCGACAATCGACTTTCACATTGGCAGCTCACCCAGAAGCGT CAGCTGCAGTCACGAGCCACGAAGCAGTACCCCAAGGTCACCATTGAACCCGGACGAGTTGTGGTGATCAAGGACGAATGTCTGCCGCCAACTCAATGGCCACTCGGAAAAATCATCCAGGTACACCCGAACAAGGATGGAATCGTTCGCGTTGTCACCCTGAAAACCGCCACATCCGATTCAGTTGTCCGTCCAGTCGTGAAACTGGCCTTGCTTCCGACACCGGAAACGCAGTCCACACCGTCTGATCCCAGTTCGGATGAAGAATAG